In Bradyrhizobium guangxiense, the following are encoded in one genomic region:
- a CDS encoding sigma 54-interacting transcriptional regulator, which produces MATTPMPGHDDAAHALDPRIAAFESSVEATLLVDPFSDQIVDANPAACALLGYDRTLLRQTRASTLHAGELPALTVFTQAVLHKGAYWTTSLNPRHATGQDLRLEYAGCLLPHDGRSLLLLTLTDLEARRRRNVDAAAEDHMRGGISTWQRVERVFQDIERENQLILRAAGEGIYGVNAEGRTTFVNPAAERMLGWTAEELVGKEIHPIVHHTHHDGRHYHNHDCPIYAAFRDGAVHQVDGEVFWRKDGSPAWVEYTSTPIRDRGVVVGAVVVFRDVSQRREADEKLHAALTEVDRLRERLELENAYLQEEIRIETNPRGIIGGCEAIQKTLRQVKLVAPTTAAVMITGESGTGKELIARAIHEASTRSDRPLIRVNCAAIPRELFESEFFGHVRGAFTGATRDRIGRFELADGGTLFLDEVGEIPLELQGKLLRVLQEGHFERVGEARTRAVDVRVIAATNRDLKQEVQRGRFREDLYFRLNVFPIETVPLRERREDIPLLAQHFLMRESKALKSNLRLSEGDARRLTGYDWPGNVRELQNVIERAAILSQNGRLRIDLPGTSGVQAAAGTARQKADARPAVMTSSEMRDHERANIVAALEACAGKIFGPGGAAEMLDIKPTTLASRIKALGIAPRPRAM; this is translated from the coding sequence ATGGCAACGACGCCAATGCCTGGCCACGACGATGCGGCCCATGCCCTCGATCCACGCATCGCGGCGTTCGAATCCTCGGTCGAGGCCACGCTGCTGGTCGACCCCTTCAGCGACCAGATCGTCGATGCCAATCCCGCCGCCTGCGCCCTGCTCGGCTACGACCGCACCCTGCTGCGGCAGACCCGGGCCTCTACCCTCCACGCCGGCGAGCTTCCCGCCCTCACCGTCTTCACGCAGGCCGTGCTGCACAAGGGCGCCTACTGGACCACTTCGCTCAACCCCCGCCATGCCACGGGGCAAGATCTTCGGCTCGAATATGCCGGCTGCCTGTTGCCGCATGACGGCCGCTCGCTGCTGTTGCTCACCCTGACCGACCTCGAAGCGCGCCGCCGGCGCAATGTCGATGCCGCCGCCGAGGATCACATGCGCGGCGGCATTTCGACCTGGCAGCGCGTCGAGCGCGTGTTCCAGGACATCGAGCGCGAGAATCAGTTGATCCTGCGCGCCGCCGGCGAAGGCATCTATGGCGTGAACGCGGAAGGCAGGACCACGTTTGTCAATCCCGCGGCGGAGCGGATGCTGGGCTGGACCGCGGAAGAGCTGGTCGGCAAGGAGATCCACCCGATCGTGCACCACACCCATCACGACGGCCGGCACTATCACAATCACGATTGCCCGATCTATGCGGCGTTCCGCGACGGCGCCGTGCACCAGGTCGACGGCGAGGTGTTCTGGCGCAAGGACGGCTCGCCCGCCTGGGTCGAATACACCTCGACCCCGATCCGCGATCGCGGTGTCGTGGTCGGCGCCGTCGTGGTGTTTCGCGACGTCAGCCAGCGCCGCGAGGCCGACGAGAAGCTGCACGCCGCCCTTACCGAGGTCGACCGCCTGCGCGAGCGGCTGGAGCTGGAGAACGCCTATCTCCAGGAGGAAATCCGCATCGAGACCAATCCCCGCGGCATCATCGGTGGATGCGAAGCGATCCAGAAGACGCTTCGCCAGGTCAAGCTGGTGGCGCCGACCACGGCGGCGGTGATGATCACCGGCGAGTCCGGCACCGGCAAGGAGCTGATCGCCCGCGCCATCCACGAGGCTTCCACCCGCAGTGACCGGCCGCTGATCCGCGTCAACTGCGCCGCGATCCCGCGCGAATTGTTCGAGAGCGAGTTCTTCGGCCATGTCCGCGGCGCCTTCACCGGCGCGACGCGCGACCGCATCGGCCGCTTCGAGCTCGCCGACGGCGGCACGCTGTTCCTCGACGAGGTCGGCGAGATTCCGCTCGAACTGCAGGGCAAGCTGCTGCGCGTGTTGCAGGAGGGACATTTCGAGCGCGTCGGCGAGGCCCGCACCCGCGCGGTCGACGTCCGCGTCATCGCCGCGACCAATCGCGACCTGAAGCAGGAGGTGCAGCGCGGACGTTTCCGCGAAGACCTCTATTTCCGCCTCAACGTCTTCCCGATCGAAACGGTGCCCTTGCGCGAACGGCGCGAGGACATCCCGCTGCTCGCCCAGCATTTCCTGATGCGCGAAAGCAAGGCGCTGAAATCGAACCTGCGCCTGTCGGAAGGCGATGCGCGGCGGCTGACCGGCTACGACTGGCCCGGCAATGTCCGCGAATTGCAGAACGTGATCGAGCGCGCCGCGATCCTGTCGCAGAACGGCCGCCTGCGCATCGATCTGCCGGGGACATCAGGCGTGCAGGCGGCGGCCGGCACCGCCCGTCAGAAGGCCGATGCGCGCCCCGCCGTCATGACGTCGTCGGAAATGCGTGACCACGAGCGCGCCAACATTGTCGCCGCGCTCGAGGCCTGCGCCGGAAAAATCTTCGGCCCCGG